A single region of the Austwickia chelonae genome encodes:
- the kdpF gene encoding K(+)-transporting ATPase subunit F, with protein sequence MSRDISAPHQKPPRNEEKPYPMFENLLAALLAVGLLVYLIYALTHPEKF encoded by the coding sequence TTGAGCCGAGACATCTCGGCGCCGCACCAGAAACCGCCCCGGAACGAGGAGAAACCGTACCCGATGTTCGAAAACCTACTCGCAGCACTCCTGGCCGTCGGCCTGCTGGTCTACCTGATCTACGCGCTGACCCACCCCGAGAAATTCTGA